Proteins encoded together in one Petrotoga mexicana DSM 14811 window:
- a CDS encoding TolB family protein — MIKKIILVFAFISIALGSFSANLSKDNMIINLNDNTWITNQIAEKIKNIGSYMYNIKIKDAMSNSINISDYDVTMNIFTNTKENITIAFGYFDGGGFSYSEESGETADWVEKFAVKTLETLSIQRFLYGENWDVLQITFWEGVDEYPVFQNNKLYLVSDRYIGNREIYIFDFKEGTQEKIPLEYSAEYFPDISPNDEYLTFQTTLFGKWDIVLYNLETKEIQRISPPDKNAYSPYFYDNTLILFTMDEDTGQWTEVWIYDLYYDKLEKLTESKDLLKFRPTKWDGNKISFYGVDHQTASMNVYFVDEENSISPLIAQPNNQTDNWSNGSELLVYSEFNGTYFSIYEYDNGEKRNLSSMLTNDCFYPTYSADKKYVFFTNYYSESDIFVINREKIKVNR, encoded by the coding sequence ATGATAAAAAAAATAATTTTGGTTTTTGCATTTATTTCCATTGCGTTGGGATCTTTTTCTGCAAATCTATCCAAAGATAATATGATTATAAATTTAAACGATAATACGTGGATAACAAATCAAATTGCAGAAAAAATAAAAAATATTGGAAGTTATATGTACAATATAAAAATAAAAGATGCGATGTCTAACTCAATAAATATCAGTGATTATGATGTGACAATGAACATATTTACAAATACCAAGGAAAATATCACAATTGCTTTTGGTTACTTTGATGGTGGGGGCTTTTCTTATTCAGAAGAATCTGGTGAAACTGCTGATTGGGTAGAAAAATTTGCGGTAAAGACTCTGGAGACATTATCTATTCAAAGATTTCTGTATGGAGAAAATTGGGATGTTTTACAGATCACTTTTTGGGAAGGGGTAGATGAATATCCAGTTTTTCAAAATAATAAGTTATATCTTGTAAGTGATAGATATATTGGAAATAGGGAAATTTATATTTTTGACTTTAAAGAAGGTACACAAGAGAAGATTCCATTGGAATACTCTGCCGAATATTTTCCTGATATTTCCCCAAACGATGAGTATTTAACTTTTCAAACAACATTGTTTGGAAAATGGGACATTGTATTGTATAATTTAGAAACTAAGGAGATTCAAAGGATAAGTCCGCCAGATAAGAATGCTTATTCACCATATTTTTATGACAACACATTGATTCTATTCACTATGGATGAAGATACTGGCCAATGGACGGAAGTTTGGATCTATGACTTATACTACGATAAACTTGAGAAATTAACCGAATCAAAGGATCTTTTGAAATTTAGGCCCACTAAGTGGGATGGTAACAAAATTAGTTTTTACGGTGTTGACCATCAAACGGCGAGTATGAATGTTTACTTTGTTGACGAAGAAAACAGTATTTCACCGTTAATAGCACAACCAAATAATCAAACCGATAATTGGTCTAACGGTTCAGAATTACTTGTGTACTCTGAGTTTAACGGAACCTATTTCAGTATATATGAATACGATAATGGAGAAAAAAGAAATTTATCGAGCATGTTGACAAATGACTGCTTCTATCCAACGTATTCTGCAGACAAAAAATATGTTTTTTTTACTAATTATTATTCAGAATCAGATATTTTTGTTATAAACAGAGAAAAAATTAAGGTTAATAGATAA
- a CDS encoding B12-binding domain-containing radical SAM protein: MDILLVYPAYPETFWSFKHALKFVSKRAALPPLGLITIASYLPKEWNVRLVDMNCEKLKKEDILNSDYVFISAMAVQRESAIKVIKQCNDYGKPIVAGGPLFTMEPDTFQNTVDHFVLGEAEELMDELVEDIKNNKLKRYYAKPNFCNIETTPAPRWDLLNLKWYGSMSIQYSRGCPYNCEFCDIAALNGRKPRTKTSVQLIRELQSLYDAGWRHSVFFVDDNFISNKSKLKKEILPAVIQWQETHDYPFSFYTEVSIDYSNDDELMDLMFKAGFDRVFIGLETPDPDSLREANKYQNIKQDLEESIKKIQSFGFEIQGGFIVGFDSDKPTIFDRQFDFIQKNGIVTAMVGILNAPRGSELYLRLLKENRLRGEISGNNVDINTNIIPKMNLEFLVKNYKNLVAKLYQPENYYDRLKKFLVNYKVPGFSKAKIGFQEINAFIKSIIILGIVGKERKQYWGTLFWSLFKKPKALPKMISLSIYGYHFRKIAENL; encoded by the coding sequence ATGGACATACTTTTAGTTTATCCTGCTTATCCCGAAACATTTTGGAGCTTTAAACACGCGCTGAAATTTGTTTCCAAACGCGCTGCTTTGCCACCTTTGGGTTTGATTACAATAGCTTCTTATCTACCAAAAGAATGGAACGTTAGGTTGGTGGATATGAATTGCGAAAAATTAAAAAAAGAGGATATACTGAATTCAGATTATGTTTTTATAAGTGCCATGGCTGTTCAAAGAGAGTCTGCGATAAAGGTAATCAAACAATGTAACGACTATGGTAAACCTATAGTCGCTGGTGGCCCTCTTTTTACAATGGAACCCGATACATTTCAAAATACTGTGGACCATTTTGTTCTTGGAGAAGCAGAAGAACTGATGGATGAGCTGGTGGAAGATATCAAAAATAATAAATTAAAAAGATATTATGCGAAACCAAATTTTTGTAATATCGAAACTACACCTGCTCCCAGGTGGGATCTGTTAAATCTCAAATGGTATGGGTCCATGAGCATCCAGTATTCTAGAGGATGCCCATATAATTGTGAATTTTGCGATATTGCGGCCTTGAATGGTAGAAAACCCAGAACTAAGACAAGCGTACAATTGATCCGAGAACTTCAATCTTTGTACGATGCAGGTTGGAGGCATTCCGTTTTCTTTGTAGATGATAATTTTATCTCAAATAAATCAAAGTTAAAAAAAGAAATATTACCCGCAGTAATACAGTGGCAAGAAACTCATGATTACCCTTTTTCTTTCTATACCGAAGTTTCTATAGATTATTCTAATGATGATGAACTCATGGATCTGATGTTCAAAGCAGGCTTTGACAGAGTTTTTATTGGTTTAGAAACCCCTGATCCGGATAGTTTAAGAGAAGCTAACAAGTATCAAAATATCAAACAAGATCTTGAAGAGTCTATCAAAAAAATTCAAAGTTTTGGTTTTGAAATTCAGGGAGGCTTTATTGTCGGTTTTGATAGCGATAAACCTACAATTTTCGATAGGCAATTCGATTTTATACAAAAAAATGGTATAGTTACGGCAATGGTTGGTATTTTAAACGCCCCCAGAGGAAGTGAATTATATTTAAGATTACTCAAGGAAAATAGGTTACGGGGAGAAATAAGTGGAAACAATGTAGATATCAATACGAACATTATTCCAAAGATGAACTTAGAATTTTTAGTCAAAAATTACAAAAATCTGGTTGCTAAGCTTTATCAGCCCGAAAACTATTATGATCGTTTGAAAAAATTTTTGGTTAATTATAAAGTACCGGGATTCTCAAAAGCTAAGATAGGTTTCCAAGAAATAAACGCTTTTATTAAATCCATCATTATTTTAGGAATTGTTGGTAAAGAAAGAAAGCAATATTGGGGAACTCTTTTTTGGAGTTTGTTTAAGAAACCTAAAGCGTTACCAAAGATGATTTCTCTTTCAATTTACGGTTACCATTTCAGAAAAATTGCAGAAAATTTATAA
- a CDS encoding alpha-amylase family glycosyl hydrolase, which translates to MFLGYHILIKFFKNGELTNDFPRGSYRYYEKNAIDGDLQGVIQELDYLKELGIDLIYLGPIFKSKTTHGYDITNYFSISENISSNSEEEAKVIFTKLIEDAHKRGIKVIIDLVLNHASKEFDFNSVPKDLTVKTESPRSPQEERWQRSFLFWNLDDEDTREFLIRVGEYWLKNYEIDGFRLDHALGLPLSFLEEFATRMKKIKKDVVILGEVWEDEGDKLKNFNLLKKFKGNDAQRFTSMFDFATYDTFKEVLGKKNGSLLQLYNQIVLSNQLNEKEFQLTYFIENHDLPRFIDICQELETFYIALGLLMALTGNVMLEYGNEIALKGDETIHNFHESGRVAMKFKEDWSNLEKETFNYCKNLINLRKVHPSLSSGSYELITSEENLLIFKKKAACDEIKVVIYTGEQAYQLDKEYFDLIKNTKVFTLKKGIYYLE; encoded by the coding sequence ATGTTTTTAGGATACCACATTCTAATAAAATTTTTTAAAAATGGAGAATTAACAAACGATTTCCCAAGAGGGAGTTATCGCTATTACGAGAAAAATGCAATAGATGGAGATCTCCAAGGTGTCATTCAAGAATTAGACTATTTAAAAGAGCTTGGGATAGATTTGATATATCTTGGACCCATTTTTAAGAGTAAAACTACCCATGGATACGATATTACCAATTATTTTTCTATTTCAGAAAATATAAGTTCCAATTCCGAAGAAGAAGCTAAAGTTATCTTTACAAAGCTTATTGAAGATGCTCATAAAAGAGGAATAAAGGTTATTATAGATCTAGTACTTAACCATGCCTCAAAGGAGTTTGATTTTAATTCCGTCCCTAAAGATTTGACTGTTAAAACTGAATCTCCCCGTTCACCCCAAGAAGAAAGATGGCAAAGATCCTTTTTGTTCTGGAATCTAGATGACGAAGATACAAGAGAATTTTTAATAAGGGTTGGGGAATATTGGTTAAAAAACTATGAAATAGATGGATTTAGGTTGGATCATGCTTTGGGCTTGCCATTATCCTTTTTAGAAGAATTTGCTACAAGGATGAAAAAAATAAAAAAAGATGTGGTAATTTTAGGTGAAGTATGGGAAGACGAAGGAGATAAGTTAAAAAATTTTAATCTTCTCAAAAAGTTCAAAGGGAATGATGCTCAACGTTTTACCAGTATGTTTGATTTTGCTACATACGATACTTTTAAAGAAGTTTTAGGAAAGAAAAATGGATCATTATTACAATTATACAACCAAATAGTATTATCAAACCAATTAAATGAAAAGGAATTTCAGCTAACTTATTTTATAGAAAATCACGATCTTCCAAGGTTCATAGATATATGCCAAGAATTAGAGACATTTTACATCGCACTTGGATTATTAATGGCTCTTACTGGAAATGTTATGCTAGAATATGGTAATGAGATAGCTTTAAAAGGGGACGAGACAATTCATAATTTTCATGAAAGTGGAAGAGTTGCAATGAAATTCAAAGAAGATTGGTCAAATTTAGAAAAAGAAACCTTCAATTACTGTAAAAATCTCATTAATTTAAGGAAAGTTCACCCCTCTCTTTCATCAGGGAGTTACGAGCTAATTACTTCAGAAGAAAATTTACTAATATTTAAAAAGAAAGCAGCATGTGATGAGATAAAAGTAGTAATTTATACTGGAGAACAAGCATATCAATTAGATAAAGAATATTTTGACCTCATTAAAAATACCAAAGTTTTTACATTAAAAAAAGGCATTTATTACCTCGAATAA
- a CDS encoding YjjG family noncanonical pyrimidine nucleotidase, whose protein sequence is MKDQVKMIYFDLDHTLWDFESNSQEALKLVYQKYGHVFRGTSLDKFVESYKKINKQLWEMYRKKEIGQQELKLLRFEITLNALKIKHREDLIEEMNNSYLNILSKQKLLVDGAVEALEYLKDKYELGILTNGFRDTQIVKMKSSGIYDYFSILVSSEDVGFPKPDEKIFNYAILMSKKSKDEIVYVGDDLENDILPAMKCGIGAIWFKNHEETLVTQEKNVMSISKLTELKSLL, encoded by the coding sequence TTGAAAGACCAAGTAAAGATGATCTACTTTGATTTAGATCACACCCTGTGGGATTTTGAAAGTAATTCACAAGAAGCATTGAAGTTGGTCTATCAAAAGTACGGTCACGTTTTTCGAGGAACATCTTTGGATAAGTTTGTGGAATCTTACAAAAAAATAAATAAACAACTATGGGAAATGTATAGGAAAAAAGAAATAGGCCAACAAGAATTAAAACTTCTTCGTTTTGAAATTACTTTAAATGCTTTAAAAATAAAGCATAGAGAGGATTTGATAGAAGAGATGAATAATTCTTACCTAAATATTTTATCAAAACAAAAACTCCTCGTCGATGGTGCAGTGGAAGCTTTGGAGTATTTAAAAGATAAGTATGAATTGGGAATTTTGACAAACGGCTTTAGAGACACTCAAATTGTTAAAATGAAAAGTTCGGGAATATATGATTATTTTAGTATTTTAGTTAGTTCTGAAGATGTCGGCTTTCCTAAACCTGATGAAAAGATTTTTAATTATGCGATTTTAATGTCTAAGAAATCTAAAGATGAAATTGTTTATGTTGGCGATGATCTTGAAAATGACATCTTACCAGCAATGAAATGCGGAATTGGCGCCATTTGGTTTAAAAATCATGAAGAAACTCTTGTAACCCAAGAAAAGAATGTTATGAGTATATCCAAGCTTACAGAGCTGAAAAGTTTACTTTAA
- a CDS encoding YeeE/YedE family protein, protein MTKTVEKVLGLLSFALILILGNALLATDMLFFRLLIGVGFGYTLARAYTGFAGSVNRAYRTGSTQLMRAMIFMFFITSLMIMGFLFNSDPTNYSLWISPINFGLLLGAFLFGFGMSLSVCCATGVLTDLTMGFTRALITLIFFGIGVFLGFPIQRTAGWVTNSWITSPTGAKFNGGVFLPDLFKWDGFQGYLGAILLLAIFSSIVIFTSYQYEKKRRKEKTYFGVPSEKEQESRKKLDLSNFKFFSQDTYNHIFVKPWTLTEGAVILSILFVLLFGVTKAGWGASTPHGVLIGKVLMVFGVSGEALAEFTKMPAATFATPFFQNPSLVQNFGIVVGALTYLLSAGKFVESFKSELRVTGKEALLYSLGGILMGFGTRFANGCNVGALYSPIAEFSLSGWIFLAFMVLGAVVSNKIFYKIPSKTDFKVNKD, encoded by the coding sequence ATGACTAAAACAGTAGAAAAGGTTCTTGGTTTGTTAAGTTTTGCACTAATTCTCATCCTCGGAAACGCACTTTTAGCAACAGATATGCTTTTTTTTAGACTTTTGATAGGAGTAGGTTTTGGATACACCTTAGCTAGAGCTTATACAGGGTTTGCCGGAAGTGTCAATAGAGCTTATAGAACCGGATCTACTCAACTCATGCGTGCAATGATTTTCATGTTTTTTATAACCTCTTTGATGATCATGGGATTTTTGTTTAATTCAGATCCAACTAATTACAGCCTTTGGATAAGTCCAATTAATTTTGGTTTACTGCTGGGAGCCTTTCTTTTTGGTTTTGGTATGTCCCTGTCCGTTTGTTGTGCTACAGGTGTGCTTACCGATTTAACTATGGGATTTACAAGGGCTTTGATAACATTAATATTTTTTGGAATAGGTGTTTTTCTAGGATTTCCTATTCAAAGAACGGCTGGATGGGTTACCAATTCCTGGATTACATCTCCAACTGGAGCTAAGTTCAATGGAGGTGTTTTTCTACCAGATTTATTCAAATGGGACGGTTTTCAAGGTTATTTGGGAGCTATCTTATTGTTAGCAATATTTTCCTCCATAGTAATTTTTACATCTTACCAATATGAAAAAAAGAGAAGGAAGGAAAAAACTTATTTTGGAGTTCCTTCGGAAAAGGAACAAGAAAGCAGAAAAAAATTAGATCTTTCTAATTTCAAATTTTTTAGTCAAGACACTTATAATCATATATTTGTGAAACCTTGGACTTTAACTGAAGGTGCAGTAATTTTAAGCATACTTTTTGTCCTGTTGTTTGGAGTTACAAAGGCAGGTTGGGGAGCTTCCACTCCACATGGGGTGCTAATAGGCAAAGTACTAATGGTTTTTGGTGTTTCTGGAGAAGCTCTTGCTGAGTTTACAAAAATGCCTGCTGCTACCTTTGCTACACCTTTTTTTCAAAATCCATCGTTAGTTCAAAACTTTGGAATAGTAGTAGGAGCGCTAACTTATCTTCTATCAGCAGGTAAATTTGTTGAGTCTTTTAAATCAGAGTTGCGTGTAACTGGAAAAGAAGCCCTTTTATACTCATTGGGCGGTATTTTGATGGGATTTGGAACTCGTTTTGCTAATGGTTGTAACGTTGGAGCATTATACAGCCCTATAGCCGAATTTTCATTATCTGGTTGGATATTTTTAGCTTTCATGGTTTTAGGTGCTGTGGTTAGCAACAAGATATTTTATAAGATACCATCAAAAACAGATTTTAAAGTGAATAAGGATTAA